A section of the Jatrophihabitans sp. genome encodes:
- a CDS encoding CheR family methyltransferase has protein sequence MTGSQHLESSGSGDDAGADGADLSPAFDRLLDYLKDVRGFDFTGYKQASLMRRVQHQMQRVGIVDFEQYHDYLQVHPEEFTQLFNTILINVTGFFRDREAWDLLASDLVPGLLGQLGGSEPIRLWSAACASGQEAYSMAMLFAEALGREKFRTRVKIYATDVDEEALSFARSASYTERELADLPEGYRERYFQPAGTRFQFDPELRRSVIFGRNDLLQDAPISRIDLLACRNALMYFNAETQARIVSRLGFALKPQGVLFLGKAEMLLNHSAAFEPIDLKRRFFRKRASSPAGLSAARGLRGSADSLAEAAERGQLLSEAFVHSPVAHIVIDHENRVRLVNQAAGATFGLGARDVGRDFSELEISYRPAELRSHITEVTASRQPVWLRGIEWHRSPTDVTFLDIQVLPLTGAVNRLLGVSLMFNDVSRFRRLNDELEATNRQLETAYEELQSTNEELETTNEELQSTVEELETTNEELQSTNEELETTNEELQSTNDELHVINQELQARTAEVNSLNRLLESVLSSLTAAVVVLSPELTVRAWNRQAFQMWGLREDEALGQHLLSLDIGLPTEELRAVAREVACGERERAELSLQAIDRRGRSVSLRVTVTTLAGPGPEHGGNDGALLLMEEAPGWPRGGDT, from the coding sequence GTGACAGGTTCCCAGCATCTTGAGTCCTCCGGGAGCGGCGACGACGCCGGAGCAGACGGCGCTGACCTCAGCCCAGCCTTCGACAGGCTGCTGGACTACCTCAAAGACGTCCGAGGCTTCGACTTCACCGGTTACAAGCAAGCCAGCCTGATGCGCCGGGTGCAACACCAGATGCAGCGGGTCGGCATCGTCGATTTCGAGCAGTATCACGACTACCTCCAGGTGCACCCCGAGGAGTTCACCCAGCTCTTCAACACCATCCTGATCAACGTCACCGGGTTCTTCCGCGACCGCGAGGCCTGGGACCTGCTGGCCAGCGACCTGGTGCCAGGACTGCTCGGCCAGCTGGGCGGCAGCGAGCCGATCAGGCTGTGGAGCGCCGCCTGCGCCTCGGGGCAGGAGGCCTACAGCATGGCGATGCTGTTCGCCGAGGCGCTCGGACGGGAGAAGTTCCGGACTCGGGTGAAGATCTATGCCACTGACGTCGACGAGGAGGCGCTGAGCTTCGCTCGGTCAGCCAGCTACACCGAGCGCGAGCTGGCCGACCTGCCCGAGGGCTACCGGGAGCGTTACTTCCAGCCGGCCGGAACCAGGTTCCAATTCGACCCCGAACTGCGGCGCAGCGTGATCTTCGGCCGCAACGACCTGCTGCAGGACGCTCCGATCTCGCGGATCGACCTTCTGGCCTGCCGCAACGCGCTGATGTACTTCAACGCCGAGACCCAGGCTCGGATCGTGTCCCGGCTCGGGTTCGCGCTGAAGCCGCAGGGAGTGCTTTTTCTCGGCAAGGCCGAGATGCTGCTCAACCACAGCGCCGCCTTTGAGCCGATCGACCTCAAGCGCCGATTCTTCCGCAAACGGGCCTCCTCCCCGGCGGGCCTGAGCGCGGCGCGCGGCCTGCGCGGGTCGGCCGACAGCCTGGCGGAGGCGGCCGAACGCGGCCAGCTGTTGTCCGAGGCCTTTGTGCACAGCCCGGTCGCGCACATCGTGATCGACCACGAGAACCGGGTCCGACTGGTCAACCAGGCGGCCGGCGCCACCTTCGGCCTCGGCGCCCGGGACGTCGGCCGTGACTTCTCCGAGCTGGAGATCTCCTACCGGCCGGCCGAGCTGCGCTCCCACATCACCGAGGTCACCGCATCCCGGCAGCCGGTCTGGTTACGCGGCATCGAGTGGCACCGCTCGCCCACCGACGTGACCTTCCTCGACATCCAGGTGCTGCCGCTGACCGGCGCCGTCAACCGGCTGCTCGGGGTGTCGTTGATGTTCAATGACGTGTCACGGTTCCGGCGTTTGAACGACGAGCTCGAGGCCACCAACCGGCAGCTTGAGACGGCCTATGAGGAACTGCAGTCCACCAACGAAGAACTCGAGACCACCAACGAAGAGCTGCAGTCCACCGTGGAGGAGCTGGAGACCACCAACGAGGAGCTGCAGTCCACCAACGAAGAACTCGAGACCACCAACGAGGAGCTGCAGTCCACCAACGACGAGCTGCACGTCATCAACCAGGAACTGCAGGCTCGGACGGCCGAGGTCAACTCGCTGAACCGGCTTCTGGAATCAGTGCTCAGCAGCCTGACCGCCGCGGTGGTCGTGCTCAGCCCCGAGCTGACGGTGCGCGCCTGGAACCGCCAGGCCTTCCAGATGTGGGGCCTGCGGGAGGACGAGGCGTTGGGGCAGCACCTGCTGAGCCTCGACATCGGATTGCCGACCGAGGAGTTGCGAGCTGTGGCGCGCGAGGTCGCCTGCGGTGAGCGCGAGCGCGCCGAGCTGAGCCTGCAGGCCATCGACCGGCGCGGCCGTTCGGTGTCGCTGCGAGTGACCGTGACCACGCTGGCCGGGCCCGGTCCTGAGCACGGCGGCAACGACGGCGCTCTGCTGTTGATGGAGGAGGCCCCCGGATGGCCGCGCGGGGGCGACACCTGA
- a CDS encoding chemotaxis protein CheB encodes MPAHSATEGQPEDGNALRPGGDRRVRGGVEALKKLVSALPEDLPAAVLVVLHVPSYGGSVLPAILDRAGRLPAKHAASGQAIATGQILVAPPDHHLFVEGTRVLLTRGSRENGHRPAIDVLFRSAARARGSRVIGVALSGVLDDGAAGAVAIRQHAGLVLVQNPSDAGYPAMPESVLAHLTPDHVADAAELGRLIDQLCRAAGGGGLAERSPAAGQDPPAGLIDTELGMAALSGETHDNPDRPGSPSGFSCPDCAGTLFEFSDGVLTRYRCRVGHAWSPQSLLGEQALQLETVLWMALRSLEEKAALAGQLAARAHTRGSRLSAGRFSAQAQDATRAAGLIRRLLSPLPKPTRRPQQMSTDN; translated from the coding sequence GTGCCAGCGCACAGCGCAACCGAGGGTCAGCCAGAGGACGGCAATGCCTTACGACCTGGTGGTGATCGGCGCGTCCGCGGGGGGGTCGAGGCGCTGAAGAAGCTGGTGTCGGCGCTGCCTGAGGATCTGCCGGCCGCGGTGCTGGTGGTTCTGCACGTGCCCTCCTACGGCGGCAGCGTCCTGCCGGCGATCCTCGATCGGGCCGGGCGGTTGCCGGCCAAGCACGCCGCCTCGGGCCAGGCCATCGCCACCGGTCAGATCCTGGTGGCGCCGCCCGACCACCACCTGTTCGTCGAGGGCACTCGGGTGCTGCTGACCCGGGGATCGCGCGAGAACGGCCACCGGCCGGCCATCGACGTGCTGTTCCGCTCCGCGGCCCGGGCGCGTGGCTCCCGCGTGATCGGAGTGGCGCTCTCCGGGGTGCTTGACGACGGCGCCGCCGGCGCAGTGGCGATCCGTCAGCACGCAGGCCTGGTGCTGGTGCAAAATCCCTCCGACGCCGGTTACCCGGCGATGCCTGAGAGCGTCCTGGCGCACCTCACTCCGGATCACGTGGCCGACGCCGCCGAGCTCGGCCGGCTGATCGACCAGCTCTGCCGGGCGGCTGGCGGGGGCGGCCTGGCCGAGCGTTCCCCGGCGGCAGGGCAGGACCCGCCCGCCGGTCTGATCGACACCGAACTGGGCATGGCCGCGCTCTCGGGTGAGACCCATGACAACCCCGACCGACCGGGCTCGCCGTCCGGTTTCTCCTGCCCGGACTGCGCCGGCACGCTGTTCGAGTTCTCCGACGGGGTGTTGACCCGCTACCGGTGCCGGGTCGGGCATGCCTGGTCGCCGCAGAGCCTGCTGGGCGAGCAGGCGCTGCAGTTGGAGACCGTGCTGTGGATGGCGCTGCGCAGCCTGGAGGAGAAGGCGGCGCTGGCCGGGCAGCTGGCGGCCAGGGCCCACACCCGGGGCAGCCGGCTGAGCGCCGGCCGCTTCAGCGCCCAGGCCCAGGACGCCACCCGAGCCGCCGGGCTGATCAGGCGGTTGCTGAGTCCGCTCCCGAAACCGACAAGGCGCCCACAGCAGATGTCGACGGACAACTAG
- a CDS encoding GAF domain-containing protein, translating into MVVAEPELSRFLAELTTRRRVLTLAGASGSGLDAEVLAELAELADQLVVADAELRAQHEELEAGREALLRSQAEYERLLAAAGAAYLLTDQHGVVGQLNPAAEMLLGPSPVPWRRPLAAKFAVEDRGRIRTVLSQLKRSSSEPATCRARLVRSDGSLLEVEVTACSVTERADGATLSWQLRPVSQDRPPGLGSAPAAAAPDTDAWSQGKGSTAQPPPDLLTELSNLAAVLAGRRSAQEVLDQAVRAAGHAVSGAEQASICLVDEDGIGQSPSSTGELATECDRAQCQLGEGPCLQALPEGQVLRIDDLSAETRWPAWAVRARALGAGSMLASQLTTARGVLGTLNLYSSRPHAFDSTADALVQVLAAQVGIALARVDNEANLQAAIQNRQLIGQAVGILMERHRLGPTAAFDLLVEASQFSQLKLREIALRVNETGLDPADAARRH; encoded by the coding sequence ATGGTGGTCGCTGAGCCAGAGCTGAGCCGATTTCTCGCCGAGTTGACGACTCGACGACGGGTGCTGACCCTGGCCGGAGCGTCGGGGTCGGGGTTGGACGCCGAGGTGCTGGCCGAGCTGGCTGAGTTGGCCGATCAGCTGGTGGTGGCCGATGCCGAGCTGCGGGCCCAACATGAAGAGCTCGAAGCCGGCCGGGAAGCGCTGCTGCGCTCGCAGGCCGAATACGAGCGGCTGCTGGCCGCGGCCGGCGCGGCCTACCTGCTCACCGACCAGCACGGCGTCGTGGGACAGCTCAACCCGGCCGCCGAGATGCTGCTGGGCCCCTCGCCGGTGCCGTGGCGACGGCCATTGGCCGCCAAGTTCGCCGTCGAGGACCGCGGCCGCATCCGGACGGTGCTGTCCCAGCTCAAACGCTCCAGCAGCGAACCGGCGACCTGTCGCGCCAGGCTGGTCCGGTCCGACGGCAGCCTGCTGGAGGTCGAGGTGACCGCCTGCTCGGTGACCGAGCGAGCTGACGGCGCCACGCTGAGCTGGCAGCTGCGGCCGGTGTCGCAGGACCGTCCGCCCGGCCTGGGCAGCGCGCCGGCGGCAGCCGCGCCTGACACCGACGCCTGGTCGCAGGGCAAGGGCTCGACTGCTCAGCCGCCGCCCGACCTGCTGACGGAGCTGTCCAACCTGGCGGCTGTGCTGGCCGGCCGGCGCAGCGCCCAGGAGGTGCTCGACCAGGCGGTGCGGGCGGCCGGCCACGCGGTGTCCGGAGCCGAGCAGGCAAGCATCTGCCTGGTGGACGAGGACGGCATCGGGCAAAGCCCGAGCTCGACCGGTGAGCTGGCGACCGAGTGCGACCGCGCTCAGTGCCAGCTCGGTGAGGGGCCATGCCTGCAGGCGTTGCCGGAAGGGCAGGTGCTGCGGATCGATGACCTGAGCGCCGAGACCCGCTGGCCGGCCTGGGCCGTTCGGGCACGGGCGCTCGGCGCGGGCAGCATGCTGGCCAGCCAGCTCACCACCGCACGGGGCGTGCTGGGCACGCTGAACCTGTACTCCAGCAGGCCGCACGCCTTCGACTCCACTGCTGACGCCCTTGTGCAGGTGCTGGCAGCGCAGGTGGGCATCGCGCTGGCCAGGGTCGACAACGAGGCCAACCTGCAGGCGGCCATCCAGAACCGGCAGCTCATCGGGCAGGCGGTCGGCATCCTGATGGAACGGCACCGGCTCGGACCGACAGCCGCGTTCGACCTGCTGGTCGAGGCATCGCAGTTCAGCCAGCTCAAATTGCGTGAGATCGCGCTGCGGGTGAACGAGACCGGTCTGGATCCGGCGGACGCGGCCCGCCGGCACTGA